In Cheilinus undulatus linkage group 16, ASM1832078v1, whole genome shotgun sequence, one DNA window encodes the following:
- the LOC121523619 gene encoding zinc finger protein 664-like yields MSGILDFSVVPIDVQKLSVSKEEPPEEQDWSPSQDQEESEHPPFKEEQEELWISQDGEQLEGHEEEDVKFPCSPVVVKTEGDEEKPESFQLHEIKTEEMETGDDGEDCEGSEEARSSDAERYLHPEIEVKIEESSESETEDCNDVMCSAMHQSDLKSVEREEDKGSPQAHLEQHTLIHIVEKPLSCPECGKGFSHKGNLTDHLRTHTGEKPYSCSECGKRYRHINHLKDHLKTHTGEKPFSCPDCDKSFKRKRHLRDHLRTHSGEKPFSCSECGKRFNRKAYLTIHMIVHTKEKPLSCSECDKRFAYKGSLRKHMMVHTGERPFSCSECTKTFKVKENFNNHMLKRHKCVGSDYASMQLKKQTKIKRKTETGADVEDCGGSEGARNSDPGGHLQPEIEVIIEDFSEHETEDFHEDS; encoded by the coding sequence TGGTTCCCATTGATGTCCAGAAGCTGTCAGTGAGCAAAGAAGAGCCTCCTGAAGAGCAGGATTGGAGCCCCAGTCAGGACCAGGAGGAAAGTGAACATCCTCCATTTAAAGAGGAGCAAGAGGAACTGTGGATCAGTCAGGACGGTGAGCAGCTTGAAGgacatgaggaggaggatgttAAGTTCCCATGCAGTCCTGTTGTTGTGAAGACTGAAGGTGATGAAGAGAAACCAGAGTCCTTTCAacttcatgaaataaaaactgaagagaTGGAAACAGGAGATGATGGAGAAGACTGTGAAGGATCAGAAGAAGCAAGGAGCTCAGATGCTGAGAGATATTTACATCCAGAGATTGAGGTCAAGATTGAAGAGTCTTCTGAGTCTGAGACTGAAGACTGTAATGATGTGATGTGCAGTGCAATGCATCAGTCAGATTTAAAATCAGTAGAAAGAGAGGAAGATAAAGGAAGTCCTCAAGCACATCTGGAACAACATACATTAATTCACATTGTGGAGAAACCTTTAAGCTGCCCTGAATGTGGCAAAGGATTTAGTCATAAAGGTAATCTGACGGATCACTTGAGaactcacacaggagagaaaccctatAGTTGCTCTGAGTGTGGCAAGAGATATAGGCATATAAATCATCTGAAAGATCATTTGAAaactcacacaggagagaaacccttcagctgcccCGATTGTGACAAAAGTTTCAAACGTAAACGGCATCTGCGAGATCATTTAAGAACTCACtctggagagaaacccttcagttgCTCTGAGTGTGGCAAAAGATTTAACCGCAAGGCATATCTGACTATACATATGATAGTTCACACAAAAGAGAAGCCCCTTAGTTGCTCTGAGTGTGACAAAAGGTTTGCCTATAAAGGATCTCTGAGAAAACACATGATGGTTCACACAGGGGAGAGGCCTTTCAGTTGCTCAGAGTGCACTAAAACTTTTAAGGTTAAAGAAAATTTTAATAACCACATGTTAAAAAGACACAAGTGTGTTGGTAGTGATTATGCTTCAATGcaattaaagaaacaaacaaagataaaaagaaagacagaaacaggagctgatgTAGAGGATTGTGGAGGATCAGAAGGAGCTAGGAATTCGGATCCAGGGGGACATTTACAACCAGAGATTGAGGTTATCATTGAGGACTTTTCTGAACATGAAACTGAAGACTTTCATGAAGATTCCTAG
- the LOC121523551 gene encoding gastrula zinc finger protein XlCGF57.1-like isoform X1, translated as MSLIKAAVPVKIMKRNISPHSFIREFWISKESEPAWNSDPEIEVKLEDSSEPETGDCDDWMETRDCQSVLPADVQQLSVSKEEPPEEWCPSLDHEDIEPLHVKEEQEELWISQDGEQLQGQEEADIIKFTFSPGHLKTEDDDDDDDDENSPCSQLHQIETEQIETAGDGEDCEGSEQSWSSDPENCLSYETEVKIEESSEPETEDCNNVKHTSVCQSGLSPVERAENNEPNTNKKLHSCPACGKMYIFKAHLERHLRIHLEGKPITCPVCGLRFNYTSHLTEHLRTHTGEKPFSCPQCGKRFRRKRHLTYHLRIHTGEKPFSCSECDKRFNCKEYLTNHMRVHTGEKPFPCSECGKRFNSQEYLTTHMRIHRQEKPFGCSECGKDFCSKESLNQHMQAHSSKKPFCCSVCGKAYKRKPTLTQHMLVHKTEKRFNCSECGKGFNCKRILAKHMFVHTGEKPLSCAECGKRFAIKGYLKKHMMNHTGEKPFCCSECNKSFKDKAQLNRHMISHTGEKPLSCSSCGQKFSWHSQLKRHKSVCVHVSEPLKEQIEQERQPETGADVEDCGRSEETRNSDPDKELQPEIEVTIEDCCDES; from the exons ATGTCGTTGATTAAAGCTGCAG TTCCTGTGAAGATAATGAAGAGAAACATCAGTCCTCACAGTTTCATCAGGGAGTTTTGGATTTCAAAGGAATCAGAACCAGCTTGGAACTCAGATCCAGAGATTGAGGTCAAGCTTGAAGACTCATCTGAACCTGAGACTGGAGACTGTGATGATTGGATGGAGACCAGAGACTGTCAATCAG TGCTACCCGCGGATGTTCAGCAGCTATCAGTGAGTAAAGAAGAGCCTCCTGAGGAGTGGTGCCCCAGCCTGGATCATGAGGACATTGAGCCTCTGCATGTCAAAGAAGAACAAGAGGAACTTTGGATCAGTCAGGATGGAGAGCAGCTCCAAGGACAGGAGGAGGCTGATATTATCAAGTTCACATTCAGTCCCGGTCATTTGAAGAccgaagatgatgatgatgatgatgatgatgaaaactCTCCGTGCTCCCAGCTTCATCAAATAGAAACTGAACAGATAGAAACAGCAGGTGATGGAGAGGATTGTGAAGGATCGGAACAATCCTGGAGCTCAGATCCAGAGAACTGCTTATCATATGAGACTGAGGTCAAAATTGAAGAGTCTTCTGAACCTGAGACTGAAGACTGTAACAATGTGAAGCACACATCTGTGTGTCAGTCAGGTTTAAGCCCTGTGGAAAGAGCAGAGAATAATGAACCAAATACCAATaagaaattgcacagctgtcCTGCGTGTGGTAAAATGTACATCTTTAAAGCGCATCTGGAACGACATTTGAGAATTCACCTGGAGGGGAAACCCATCACCTGCCCTGTATGTGGTTTGAGATTTAATTATACAAGTCATCTGACAGAGCACTTGAGAAcgcacacaggagagaaacccttcagctgccctCAGTGTGGCAAAAGATTCAGACGTAAACGCCACCTGACATATCAtttgagaattcacacaggagagaaacccttcagttgCTCTGAGTGTGATAAACGATTTAATTGCAAAGAATATCTGACCAATCATATGCGcgttcacacaggagagaaaccctttccTTGCTCTgaatgtggtaaaagatttaataGTCAAGAATATCTGACAACACATATGCGCATTCACAGACAAGAGAAACCCTTTGGTTGCTCAGAGTGTGGTAAAGACTTTTGTAGTAAAGAAAGCCTGAACCAACACATGCAAGCTCATTCAAGTAAAAAACCCTTCTGCTGCTCCGTGTGTGGTAAAGCATATAAACGCAAACCAACTTTAACCCAGCACATGTTAGTCCACAAAACAGAGAAACGCTTCAACTGCTCAGAGTGCGGAAAAGGATTTAATTGTAAGCGAATTCTGGCCAAACATATGTTCGTTCATACAGGCGAGAAACCCCTCAGTTGtgctgagtgtggtaaaagatttgcCATTAAAGGGTATCTGAAAAAACATATGATgaatcacacaggagagaaacctttcTGTTGTTCTGAATGTAATAAAAGTTTCAAGGATAAAGCACAGTTGAATAGGCACATGATAAGCCACACAGGAGAAAAACCTTTAAGCTGCAGTTCTTGTGGACAAAAATTCTCATGGCATTCTCAGCTAAAAAGACACAAGTCAGTTTGTGTTCATGTTTCAGAGCCATTAAAGGAACAAATTGAGCAGGAAAGACAGCCAGAGACTGGAGCTGATGTAGAGGATTGTGGCAGATCAGAAGAAACTAGGAACTCTGATCCAGACAAAGAATTACAACCAGAGATTGAGGTAACCATAGAGGACTGTTGTGATGAGTCCTAA
- the LOC121523551 gene encoding gastrula zinc finger protein XlCGF57.1-like isoform X2, with protein sequence MKRNISPHSFIREFWISKESEPAWNSDPEIEVKLEDSSEPETGDCDDWMETRDCQSVLPADVQQLSVSKEEPPEEWCPSLDHEDIEPLHVKEEQEELWISQDGEQLQGQEEADIIKFTFSPGHLKTEDDDDDDDDENSPCSQLHQIETEQIETAGDGEDCEGSEQSWSSDPENCLSYETEVKIEESSEPETEDCNNVKHTSVCQSGLSPVERAENNEPNTNKKLHSCPACGKMYIFKAHLERHLRIHLEGKPITCPVCGLRFNYTSHLTEHLRTHTGEKPFSCPQCGKRFRRKRHLTYHLRIHTGEKPFSCSECDKRFNCKEYLTNHMRVHTGEKPFPCSECGKRFNSQEYLTTHMRIHRQEKPFGCSECGKDFCSKESLNQHMQAHSSKKPFCCSVCGKAYKRKPTLTQHMLVHKTEKRFNCSECGKGFNCKRILAKHMFVHTGEKPLSCAECGKRFAIKGYLKKHMMNHTGEKPFCCSECNKSFKDKAQLNRHMISHTGEKPLSCSSCGQKFSWHSQLKRHKSVCVHVSEPLKEQIEQERQPETGADVEDCGRSEETRNSDPDKELQPEIEVTIEDCCDES encoded by the exons ATGAAGAGAAACATCAGTCCTCACAGTTTCATCAGGGAGTTTTGGATTTCAAAGGAATCAGAACCAGCTTGGAACTCAGATCCAGAGATTGAGGTCAAGCTTGAAGACTCATCTGAACCTGAGACTGGAGACTGTGATGATTGGATGGAGACCAGAGACTGTCAATCAG TGCTACCCGCGGATGTTCAGCAGCTATCAGTGAGTAAAGAAGAGCCTCCTGAGGAGTGGTGCCCCAGCCTGGATCATGAGGACATTGAGCCTCTGCATGTCAAAGAAGAACAAGAGGAACTTTGGATCAGTCAGGATGGAGAGCAGCTCCAAGGACAGGAGGAGGCTGATATTATCAAGTTCACATTCAGTCCCGGTCATTTGAAGAccgaagatgatgatgatgatgatgatgatgaaaactCTCCGTGCTCCCAGCTTCATCAAATAGAAACTGAACAGATAGAAACAGCAGGTGATGGAGAGGATTGTGAAGGATCGGAACAATCCTGGAGCTCAGATCCAGAGAACTGCTTATCATATGAGACTGAGGTCAAAATTGAAGAGTCTTCTGAACCTGAGACTGAAGACTGTAACAATGTGAAGCACACATCTGTGTGTCAGTCAGGTTTAAGCCCTGTGGAAAGAGCAGAGAATAATGAACCAAATACCAATaagaaattgcacagctgtcCTGCGTGTGGTAAAATGTACATCTTTAAAGCGCATCTGGAACGACATTTGAGAATTCACCTGGAGGGGAAACCCATCACCTGCCCTGTATGTGGTTTGAGATTTAATTATACAAGTCATCTGACAGAGCACTTGAGAAcgcacacaggagagaaacccttcagctgccctCAGTGTGGCAAAAGATTCAGACGTAAACGCCACCTGACATATCAtttgagaattcacacaggagagaaacccttcagttgCTCTGAGTGTGATAAACGATTTAATTGCAAAGAATATCTGACCAATCATATGCGcgttcacacaggagagaaaccctttccTTGCTCTgaatgtggtaaaagatttaataGTCAAGAATATCTGACAACACATATGCGCATTCACAGACAAGAGAAACCCTTTGGTTGCTCAGAGTGTGGTAAAGACTTTTGTAGTAAAGAAAGCCTGAACCAACACATGCAAGCTCATTCAAGTAAAAAACCCTTCTGCTGCTCCGTGTGTGGTAAAGCATATAAACGCAAACCAACTTTAACCCAGCACATGTTAGTCCACAAAACAGAGAAACGCTTCAACTGCTCAGAGTGCGGAAAAGGATTTAATTGTAAGCGAATTCTGGCCAAACATATGTTCGTTCATACAGGCGAGAAACCCCTCAGTTGtgctgagtgtggtaaaagatttgcCATTAAAGGGTATCTGAAAAAACATATGATgaatcacacaggagagaaacctttcTGTTGTTCTGAATGTAATAAAAGTTTCAAGGATAAAGCACAGTTGAATAGGCACATGATAAGCCACACAGGAGAAAAACCTTTAAGCTGCAGTTCTTGTGGACAAAAATTCTCATGGCATTCTCAGCTAAAAAGACACAAGTCAGTTTGTGTTCATGTTTCAGAGCCATTAAAGGAACAAATTGAGCAGGAAAGACAGCCAGAGACTGGAGCTGATGTAGAGGATTGTGGCAGATCAGAAGAAACTAGGAACTCTGATCCAGACAAAGAATTACAACCAGAGATTGAGGTAACCATAGAGGACTGTTGTGATGAGTCCTAA